A single region of the Deltaproteobacteria bacterium genome encodes:
- the lolA gene encoding outer membrane lipoprotein chaperone LolA: MKKVIIAVLGMFLFTTAAFSQQNDDLDAVLDKIQNKYEKIKDFHADFTQEANVKALNKVQKAEGEVWFKKPGMMRWNYYQPAKDEIVSDGKTLWYYNEEEKQVVQSPLNQVSETGTTTTLLSGLGKIKELFKASFSESREFETNGNYLIDLWPKEGEEDYNKVTVSVDKNSMIVNIIYLYDPFGNLTKVILEDIELDGGVSDSLFSFKAPEGVEVIKPPTSALTE; encoded by the coding sequence TTGAAAAAAGTAATTATCGCAGTTCTCGGGATGTTTTTGTTCACGACCGCGGCATTTTCACAGCAAAATGATGACCTGGACGCGGTTCTCGATAAGATTCAGAATAAATATGAAAAGATAAAGGACTTCCATGCGGATTTTACGCAGGAAGCGAATGTAAAGGCGTTAAACAAGGTTCAGAAGGCGGAGGGTGAGGTCTGGTTCAAAAAGCCCGGGATGATGAGATGGAATTACTACCAACCGGCGAAAGACGAAATAGTATCGGACGGAAAGACCCTATGGTACTACAATGAGGAAGAAAAACAGGTGGTGCAGTCTCCTCTCAATCAGGTATCCGAAACCGGGACTACGACGACTCTGCTTTCCGGACTCGGTAAGATAAAGGAGCTTTTCAAGGCGAGTTTTTCGGAATCGAGGGAATTTGAGACGAACGGTAACTACCTCATCGATCTTTGGCCTAAAGAGGGTGAGGAGGATTACAATAAAGTTACGGTCTCTGTAGATAAAAACAGCATGATCGTGAACATCATCTATCTATACGATCCCTTCGGTAATTTGACAAAAGTCATTCTTGAAGATATTGAATTAGACGGGGGGGTGTCGGATTCTTTATTTAGTTTTAAGGCGCCCGAGGGCGTTGAGGTTATAAAACCCCCGACATCCGCCCTGACAGAGTGA